The genome window GTCGCCCGCGTTCATCCAGCTCTTCGACCAGACTTCGATACTTAGACCGAAGCCAGCACACAATGGTCTCGTCTCTCATCCCTGCTCTTGTGCAGAGGCTCTCCACTCCGGTCAATCACTATTGCGGTAAGTTGTTTCCTGCCACCGCCTTAGGCGAGCAAGTCAGTCCGCAATTTGCCACTTTAGTGGAAGATGCGAGCCCGAATGCCCTCGGGGTTCAACTTGCTGGGTTACCGGAAGTGAAAGAGGTGATTGCGGCAGCATCACCCACGAATACACTGATTGATCCGGGAAAATCGTGGACCATGACGGTTGAAACGACAACCATTTTCAGTCAGTTGACACTTGTCTCTTCCTTGATTCCGACGAACGATGCCTTCATCGCCGTGAATGGCATTGCTGGACCCGCCGGTGACAATGTCGTCTCACTTTTCGTTCCAGCCTATGATGCGGGTAGTGAACGGAATGATGAACTCTGTGCCTCACTCTTTGGTCCATCCATTACTGAGTGTGGTGGCGCCGGAGGTGGCGGTCATCCTGGGGGAGGGGAAGGGTTTGTTCATATTCACAATGGCATCCATGGGGTAGGAAACCTCACTCCGGCATTACGTGACTGGCGTAATCCTGTGGCGCGTATTCTGATTCGGCGAGTTGGTGGAGCTGGACAAGTCGCTGCAGGGGTAGACCTCTAAGCTCAGATAAGCGATACAGAGAGGAAAGAGAGCCGTCCATGAGATGAAGACTGCCGAGACCTTTCCTTCTGTGTCCTTAATCGAAGATCCCGCCCATTCGTATCGGTCATCGCATCCTTCCTTCAGTTCGGATTGTTACGACAATCGTCTCATCTGTGGTGACAATCTGCCGGCGCTGTCCGCCTTGACGACGGAATTTACCGGGAAGATCAAGTGCGTCTACATCGACCCGCCATATAATACTGGTAACGCGTTTGTCCATTATCGTGATGGGCTGCGTCATGAACGTTGGATCGAAATGATGCGACCGCGCTTGCAGCTCTTGTGGAGCCTGCTGCGCGATGATGGCTTTCTTACCGTTCAGATCGATGACAACGAGTTTGCCCGCCTCTATCTCTTGATGATGGAGATCTGTCAGGAGCGTAATCTCAAGGTCATTGTCGTCAAAATGGCCGAACCCACCGGGGTGAAAATGTCTCAGGTTGTGAAAAGAGGAGGGATTGCACGCCTCAAAGAATACCTGATTCTCGCTGGAAAGTCTGGTATTCACGGTCTCCAGCTTGAACGGATTGCGAAAGGCGCGTGGGATGCGGAGTACCGCACGGTCATAGACAACGTCAGTCGCGCTGAGGTTGCGTTGCTTAAAGACATCATCGCCAACAAACAACGCACCCCTGCTTTGGTGCAACAGGCAGACGCACTGTGCGCGCAGTTTGTTTTTCTGGCTGCAGAGGAGGTGTACCAGCGCGAACACACTGGGACACCAACAGAGACATGGCTGCAGGAAAACGCGTGGCGTATCGTGCGTACCTGTGCAACGACCGCGCTGGCAAAGCGTCTGGCGGACCAAAAGAAAACGTCGCTACGGTCATACGCCGCGGCCTTTACGATTGAGACCCCGCAACACAATTTGTATGTCATCAAACGAGACTACAACGCACGCATGGCACAGCCCCGTATTCGCTTGCTCTTCGCGGATGATTACTTGACCGTGCATCCTGGCGACTTCTGGCAAGACATTAAAACCACTGGACTTGGCGATGAAGGCGGTGTCGATTTTACCAACGGTAAAAAACCGGAGGCGTTACTGAAACGCGTTATTGGTATGGCGACCCAACCAGGTGACTGGGTTCTTGATGCTTTCGCTGGGTCTGGAACAACCGGTGCGGTTGCACACAAGATGAGACGACAATGGATCATGATCGAATCTGGGAAGCACTGTCAGACGCACATCCTCCCGCGACTGCGGAGAGTCGTTGATGGGAAGGATAGCGGGGGCGTGAGTCGTATCGTTGGTTGGACATCGGGTGGGGGATTTCGTTACTATGCAGTGAAGAATGTAGGAAACCGCAGAGAAAAAGAGTAGCCAGGAGTCAGGAGCCAGCATAAGAGCAGAAGTAGCCAGCACGGTTTTCTTGTGTTCTCTACTGACTACTGACTACTGACTACTATACTCGCTGATCCAACTGAATCACCGTTCCATCAGGATCTTTGAATAGCGTCGTCCGCACTTTTCCCCCGGTCGTTTCGCCATACGCGATGGCATCGAAGGTTGTTGGTGGCAACACCACTGGTATTCCGGCGGCTTTCACTTTCTCGAACGTCGCGTCCAGATCATCGACCCAAAACGCGAAGTGATGGATCCCGACCTGATTCAACTTCAGGGGCTCGCCTGCGGTGGGACGGTCCTCGGAAAGCACGATGAACGTGGCATCTGGTCCATCTTCCCAACGCAGATACACACCGTGACGAGTGCGTTGCCCTGAGACTTTCGACAATTGTCCCCCAGGATTTTCATTGGGATCGTTGAGCGTTACGCGCAGTCCTAAGAGATCGCGATAGAAACGTAACGCTTGTTCCATGTTGCTGACGCCAATGGCGATGTGGGAAGTTCCTCTGATTTTCATATCGTCCTCCTTTTGAATCTTTCCTATATCGTGGAGAAAGGGAGAAGTGAACCGCGCCTGCTGGATCTTGTATTTGTGAGCTGAATCCCGCAGTGTGCCTTCTGCAAACAACGAGGGAGCATGTCATGACCGGGCAAACAGATCGGCTGAAAGGTTTATTGTTGATGACTGCTGCTGGCCTGTGTTGGAGTAGTGGCGGGATTTTGGTGCGGTCAGTATCCATAACCAGCGCGTGGGAGATTGTCTTCTGGCGCGCGTCATTTATGGCACTGTTCGTCGGCATCTTCTTGATTGTCCGCTATGGGAGTCGGACACTCTCGTATGTGACAGCTGTCGGTTTTCCAGGGGTATGGGCTGGCGCCTTTCTTGCCCTGTCGTTTTTCCTGTTTATTTCGTCCGTGGTACGGACTACCGTGGCCAATGCCTTATTTTTGTCGAGTATCACTCCGCTTGTTGCTGCACTGCTCGGTTGGTTTTTTCTCAATGAGCATGTCTCACGTCGCACGACGATTGCCATGATGGCCAGTCTGGGGGGCATCGCGCTGATGTTTGCCGATGCCTTTGGTTCACCTGGATCGTTGATCGGTAATCTTCTCGCGTGCGGTGTTCCGCTCGCGTTTGGTGCCAATATCATCATCTTGCGCAAGATGGGAGCTTCTGTGGATATGGTTCCTACTATACTGCTCGGTGGCTTGATTGCCATGCCTATCGCCTTGTTGATGGGCTGGCCACTCACCGCCTCGTGGCATGATGTTGGAATACTCGCAGTGATGGGGACGTTTCAATTGGGGATGGGATGTGTACTTATGACACTGGCGGCTCCACACCTGACGGCTGTCGAAATTGGTCTGTTGGCTCTGCTTGAAACCATCCTTGGGCCACTATGGGTGTGGTTAGGGGTTGGGGAACGACCGAGCGACACCGCACTCCTTGGTGGGTTGGTCGTCTTGACCTCTTTGGTTGTGAACCAACTGGCAGGTTTGCGCAGTGCTCGTCTGGTTGCTGCTCCTGCTTCGCAGTGAACCGGTAACGCCGGGAACGACTTGTGGTCTTATCCCGGCCTACATACTGCCCCAATTCAGCGACGAATAAACGGGTAGGCCGGAATAAGCAAAGTGTTTCCGGCATCTGTCTGAATTCTCTCTCCCACCGGAAGAGGGCTAGGGTGAGGGGCTCAAACTACGCCCCCTACCGCACGAACCACCGCCGAATCAACTCCACCTGAAACCGATACCCAGTATCTATCTGCTCAAACAGCTCACGCTTCATAGGCAAGGCTAAAGCCTGATCCAGATTGTCAGAGAACTGCCGCGTTAAGACTTCTCTGCTCACGATCGCATTTTCTCCCTGCGCCGCAACGAAACGGAGCAAAGAAAGCCCTGCTGCATCGACCTGATTACGCTCAATGTCCGCAAAGAACAGGCTGCCATGGCTCAAAGCCTCCGGCACAGCGGCTTCAACATCTCTGAGATGCGCTAAACGACGAATAGAAGGATCTTGCTCGTTTTTCAGAGCAACAATCTCGGCACATAAGAGTTGGACGAGAAATGGATGACAATGTGTGAGGTCTAGGACGCGTTGACTTGCCTGAGGTTCATAACGTAGGACAAACTCTTTGACCGGGTGCTCGATCAATTGTCGAGCGTCTGTCTCTTTGAGGTAGCTCAATTGCACAACTTGGACGTTGATCAGATAGCTGGCCCAACGTTGCAATTCTTCAAAAGTATGCGAATCAGCCAGCAAAACTTTGAAACGTGGGCGATGCTGAATCAGATTGCGCAGAATGCCAAAGATGGCTGTTTCATCGAATTTCCCTTTGCTCAAGGCATCTTCTAAGGCCTCAAATTCATCAAGCGCGAGGAGTCCGACGTTTTGTCCTAAGGTTTGCTCAACTTCATCGAGCCATTCGCTAAAGCGCGAGAACGGATCGTTGAGCAAGGATTCACGGGACAACTGCGGGAGTTTGAGGTTTCGTCGAGCGTCGGACGACTTGCCCATGTCGCGTGCGATATTTAATAACAGACCTGTATGGTCATTTGCGATTGCTGCTCCCTGCAGGTCTACGAAGAGTGGAATCATCGTACTGGGTAAGAGACGGCCAAGATTGTTGAGCAATGAGGTCTTGCCAGTGCGTCGTTGTCCGTAGAGCAGGAGGGGTGGACGCCGCCCGTCGAGCAGTAATTGTTCAATCCGGGCGCTAATATCTGTTCGGCCAACAAAGATTTCCTGCTGTTCGGTCAGTGGCACGCCGATCACGTAGGGATTATCGATCTCCTGCAACGCCTCGGCGGCTGCTGTCTGCCGCTCGTTCCATGTTGATTAAACTAGGAGTGCCAATCTCGAAGTCGCGGTCGTCAATACACACCCGCAACCCGGCTTGTTCCAGTCGCGGCAAAAGTTCACCCCACACCCAGCCTCGATCAACGTGGCTGTAGCTAATGAATACGTCGTAGCGATAATTCCCCGGCTCGCTCATTGGTCAATTCCCCCGCAAGGTTCACACGGTGTTGTCCGTGTGTGGGACCTTGCTCTTCTGTAGGAGAGCATGACACGTTGTGCAGGAAATTTCCAGGTTTGGTGAGTGGCTGAAATGGACCTGGACCCGGATTATTCATGAATTTTTGGCTTGTGAGAGAAAACTCTTTTTGAGACGGACCTTTAGGGTGTTCTTTCACGTAATGCGTAAATCGCAGTGTGCAGAATCAACTTGGTCTATCGCTATAGCCTTCATAGCAAAACAATAGGATTTTTATGAGCTTAGCCGACATGACCCCTTTGTTTCGCACTTCGTGAATAATCCGGGCTGGATTCCCGCCTTCGCGGGAATGACGAAAACGAGCAGCCCGTCATTCCGGGCGAGCAACGCGAGACCCGGAATCCAGGAGCGTCCCCATGGATGTTCACTTCACGGGTATAGTACATGTTTGACAGGAAGAAGCAGGGCTTGATCTATCGCGGTTTGTGATCTTGCTCTCCCAAGCCTCCATTGATGCTGTCCCTCAATCATCACTTATCTTCCCACTCATCGTTGTCTTCATCCTCCCAGCCGTACTGTGCCGGGGCTTTGCCTTTGCTCTCCACTACGCGCGGATACTTCCCCTGCTGGATATCTGGGTGAATACCCACCACTTCGACTTCAAACTTGTGACTGTCGCCATAGTCAAAGTAGTAGAGGAACTTGTGTTTCATTACTAAGCCTAAGTTGCCAATCTCTATTTCGTCAGTCCAAATCGCGGCATCCTCATCCTGCGGACAACTGATTTGGTACCTGGCATCATACAATTGCCCGTTCATGAAGAACGAGTAGAGGTGATCAGCGTCCCAGTTGATGGCGCGTAGAATCGCAAAGTGGAGATCGTCGAGCGTTTGTTTTGCGCGCACAGCGATTGTGCGAAAGATACCTTTGTCCCGCATGAACTTGACTTTGAAATCGTAGGCGCCGTGGGGATGCTCTTGCGGAACCGGTTGCTCAGCGTTACGCAGGACCATGCGTGCCTGGAAACGGGGCTCGAAAGCTTTATCGTGCGTGGCGATCTGGATCAGATCGTGCCGGAGTTCCAGCGGGATTGGACGTTCAGTTTCAAGATAGGCCAAGCCCAGATAGCGCACTGCGAGGGCGCGAACCTCTGGCTGAGAATGGTGGGCGGCTTGTTGGAGTGCCTCGTAAGCGCTTGGTGCATCTCGTTGCGCCAGGAGTTGCGCCAGAGCCGCAAGTGCAAAGGTGCGACGTTTTCCTGTAAAGTGATCGCGGGGGCGACTCAAGTCCAACATTTCTTTCCAGAAGGGAACTGATGTGGGATCTTCTGTCGCTGCAAGCAAATCCAGTAGTGTTTCCTGCACATGCTTGCTTCCAGTACCACCAGTGAGGAATACCCGGCGATAGAGTTCCTGGGCACGAGGAACATCTGTTGGGTTAAGCGAAACTGCTCCGTTCCAACCCCAGAGCCCAAGATCGCTCAGGGCGCGTTTTGGCGGTGGATTATCTAAAAATGCCGTAAGACGATCTAATGCTGCACTTACTTTCGCTTGTTGTTCGGTAAGGGGGTGCGAGGGTAACCATTTCATCTTCCTGTGAAACAGCCAGGACTCAAACGGATCATTGTGAAGCATAGAGTTCCTCCTCTTTGTCAGAGGTTTTGCGCCGCAGCATGGCATGTTCTCCAGGGGATTTCCAGGTTCGCGCCGCACGGTCCTCGACCCTTTTCCCTGCACGCGCTACTATGCCGCGCCGATGACAACATCGGCATCTCTCAATTCCCAAGTCCCAATTTAAGCTTCCAAGCCCGCTCCTCCGTGGTTTGTCCGCGGTGATATCGACGGCTTCTTTGGGCTTTTCATCGACAATCTGCTACAGCTCATGTTGGTCGCAGTGCTGTGCAAAGTCGTCTGTGGTTTTCCGCCGGAACTGATCATCGGGAAAGTCCTACCTGGAGCTGCGGTATCTCTCTTGTTGGGGAATCTCTTTTACTCATGGCAGGCCCGTGAACTGATGCGTCACACTGGTCGTGATGATGTGACGGCGTTACCCTACGGTATCAATACCCCCAGTTTGTTTGCCTACATATTTCTGATTATGGGGCCGGTCTATCAGGAAACGCAGAATGTGACGCTGGCCTGGCAGGCCGGGTTATTTGCGTGCTTTCTCAGTGGGATCATGGAAACAGCCGGAGCCTTTGTCGGTGATTGGATACGGCAGAACACCCCCCGTGCAGCACTACTTGCTGCGCTGGCTGGTATTGCGATTACGTTCATTGCCATGGGGTTCATTTTCCAGATCTTTGCTTCACCGATGATCGCACTGCTGCCGATGATGATGATTCTCGTCACCTACGCTGCAGGAATGAAATCGTTGTTTACCCTGCCGGGAGGTTTTCTTGCCGTAATGACAGGTGTGGCTCTAGCGTGGCTGTTGCGCGTGTTCGGTTTTCCGTCTTTCACGCCAATCGCAGATCCGTATACGTTCGCTGTTCATGTGCCGACACCGGTGCCGAGTGATGTCTTTGCCTTGTTCACTAGTGACATGGGGTGGAAGTATCTGGCTGTGATCTTTCCTATGGGGTTGTTCAACGTCATCGGCTCTCTACAGAACCTAGAGAGTGCGGAAGCCGCAGGAGATCGGTACGAAACCAAACCGTCCTTGTTGGCTAACGGTATCGGGAGTCTAACCGCCGCATTCTTGGGCAGTGCCTTTCCGACAACCATTTACATTGGCCATCCCGCGTGGAAAGCGATGGGCGCACGTGCCGGTTATTCAGTACTCAACGGTGCCGTGATCACGCTTTTGTGTCTGCTAGGTGGAATTACCCTGGTGCTGCAAATTGTCCCGATCGAAGCGATGCTTGGCATCCTCTTATGGATCGGCATCATCATTACTGCGCAGGCCTTCCAAGAAGTACCGAAACACCATGCGCTTGCTGTCGCCTTTGGCTTGATCCCATCAATGGCGGCGTGGGCATTGTTACTGATCGAAACGAGTGTGCGGAAATCTGGCAAGTCACTCTTTGAGGTCGTACCGACCTTTGGTAATGACCTGTACATTCATGGGGTGATTGCGTTGAATCAAGGATTTTTGCTGAGTGCGATGGTGTTAGCCGCGATTCTCGTATTTGTGATCGAGCGCCAGTTTTTGCGTGCGGCTGGATGGACGTCCGTGGCGGCTATCTTATCTGCAGTTGGACTGATTCACGCCTATACGCTCACTCCTGCGGGCGTGCAAAACAAATTTGGTCTCATGGCTGCACCAGACTTTGCCCTCATGTACGCCTGTACTGCAGGATTTTTGCTGCTGGTGCACGTTGTTGGACGACGGCGGTGATGGCGATACGGAAGAAGGTTCCCCTGAATTGGTAGAAACCTTGCTCGTCATTCCCGCGCAGGCGGGCATCCAGAAATCTTAAGCAGTGGTAACGATCTCATCTTCCTGGATTCCGCTTTTGCGGGTATGACGTTTTCCCTAAATCAGACCTGAGAACATTCGTACACGTTACATTCCAGACTCCAAAGCGTACCATTCTGAGCGTAGCGAAGAATCTCTCGGAGAGACCCTTCGTTTCACTCAGGGTGACAGCGCGAGTGTACTTATCTTTCATGGTCCGATTTAGAACTTCAGATGCTCAACACAGTGGACGACTGACTGTGAATACATCATCCAATCGGCAACTTGCTGAGGATCGTCAGCGTCTCGTCTTCGACAATCTCGCTGATGCGAGCGCCGGCTTTTTGCATTTCTGGATCAGAGAGCGCCGCTTGGAGTGCATTCGGATTGGGGAGTTCCCACAGGTCAACGACTGTATTGAGACGTCCTGCAAATGTGGCGTAACTCCCAACTAGTTTCCAGCCATGTTTACCGACGACAGGGATCAAAGAGTTAAGCAAGTTAATGAAGTCCTGCTGTTTGCCAGGGTACAACTTGATCGACGCCTGTAGATACACCATAGTAGACCCTCCTTCGACGAGTTTGTCTCCAGTTAGCACCTGAAGGAAGCTGAAGTCAACGGGAACCGTTGACTTGGAAGAAAGGAGCCGAGGATGGATTTAGGACTCAAAGGGAAAAAGGCGATTGTCACTGGTGGGAGCCGCGGCATTGGTCGCGCTATCACTGAACTCTTTCTCGACGAAGGGATGGATGTTGCCATCTGTGCGCGTAAAGCTGAGGGCCTCCAACAGGCTGCCGACGAACTGCAAGTGAGAGGTGGAAAGGTTGTGGCAAAAGCTGTCGATGTCAGCAACGCGACTGACTACAAGGCCTTTATTACTGAAGCCGCGCATGCGCTCGGAGGCCTCGATGTATTCGTTCACAATGTGAGTGCAATGGTTGGGGTCGACGAAAAAGGATGGGAACGCAGTTTTCAGATTGACATGATGGGGGCAGTACGAGCAATCGAGGCAGCAACGCCGTTCTTGGAGAAGTCTGGCGAAGCCAGTGTAATCTTTATCGGGACGACGGCTGCCGTAGAAAATTTTGGTCCACCCAATTCATATAGCGCACTCAAAGCCGCGCTGGTGGCGTATACCAACGATCTGGGCCAAGCCTTGGCGCCGAAAGGGGTTCGTGTGAATACGGTGTCGCCGGGATCGATCTATTTCAAAGGTGGTGCGTGGGATCGTGTCGAGAAAAATATGCCCGACTATTTTGAGAAGGTGCGCAAATCGATTCCGTTTGGTCGTTTTGGTAAGCCTGAAGAGGTCGCTCGTGTGGTTACCTTCATGGCGAGCCCGATGGCGAGTTGGGTGACCGGGACCCATGTCATCGTCGACGGTGGGCAACATAAAGGGGTCGATCTATAAATTGCGGATTGGCGATTGTGGATCGTGGATTTGACAATGACGCAAAATAGGGAGTCCTCATGGGTAAGGAGAGCAACTTAGCAAAGGCCTTTCGTATCACAAATGGTAAGCAATTTCGCCTGAAAGGCGTTGATTGTGCCGATACCAATGGGCTCAAGTCGAAAGAAAAGGCCCAAGCGGCATTGGCGCAAGGCGTTACACGACTGCACGAGGATCAGGAGAAACTCTACGCCCAGGATCGGTGGGCATTGCTGCTGATTTTTCAGGCGATGGATGCAGCAGGCAAAGACAGCACGATTGAACATGTGATGTCAGGAGTGAATCCGCAAGGGTGCCAGGTCTATTCCTTCAAGGCGCCATCGGTTGAGGAACTCGACCATGACTTCATGTGGCGCACGACACGTTGCCTTCCTGAGCGTGGACGTATTGGTATCTTCAATCGCTCGTACTACGAGGAAGTGCTGGTAGTTCGAGTGCATCCGGAAATCCTCGCCAAACAGCGACTCCCTGAGAAGCTGGTCTCGAAAGACATTTGGAAAGAGCGCTACGAAGACATCAACGCCTTTGAGCGCTATCTGTCTCGCAACGGTACGGTGATCCGCAAGTTCTTCCTGCACGTGTCGAAAAAAGAGCAGAAACAGCGGTTCCTTGATCGGCTCGCAGAACCGGAGAAGAACTGGAAGTTTGCTTTGCAGGATGTGAAAGAGCGCAAGTACTGGGATACGTACATGCAAGCGTATGAAGAGATGATTCGCAACACCAGTTCTGACCATGCCCCGTGGTATGTGATTCCGGCGGATCACAAATGGTTCATGCGTCTTGCGGTGGCAGAGGTTATTGCCGACACGCTCGAGAGATTGAACCTTGCGTTTCCTCCAGTGGACGCCGAGAAAAAGCAAGAACTTGAAACGGCACAGGCGTTGTTAAAAGCTGAGGCAAATGGTGGGGATTCAAGATGGCGAACGGGGAAAGGCTAGTACCGTATCTCATAACTTCATGCGCAGTTGTAGGGCGTGCGAAGCGCGCCAACTGACCGGCGCGTGCGACGCGCCCTACGATTTTACCGCTGATGAACTTGCGAGACACGGTGCTAGAGGCTTGAGGCTGTCGCCTCTAAATCAAACCATACGAGATGGGTACACTTTGGGTTGTCGCCGGAGAGGCCGTAGCGTGCGCCACGCGCACGGGAATCAACGCTGGCAAGTGCTACCCCACCTGTACGAATGTTCGTGGTCCGATTTAGCCTATGGCCTGTTTTTATTCAAACTCCACATGTAACGCCTGTAATCCTCGCAAGATGAAACTCGGCGTGTGGGCAAAGGTATTCTTCCCTGGTGTTAGGCGAAGATTTTTCAAACGGTTGAGCAACGTTTCAAACGCGATCTTGCCTTCCAAACGAGCGAGCGGCGCCCCAAGACAATAATGAATGCCGGCACCAAACGCTAAGTGATCTTTCGCATTCGCTCGGCAGACATCAAACTGCGCGGCTTCAGGACATTGAGCGTCGTCACGATTTCCCGAGGCATACATGAGCACTAAGCGTGAATTCGCCGGTACCTTTACGCCGCCAATCTCAACCTCTACCTTTGTCATGCGAAAGAGCCCCTGGACTGGGGACTCGACGCGGAGTGCCTCTTCGATCAGGTTTGGTATCAGAGAGTGATCTGCTCGGATATGCTCCATCTGCATCGGATTCTGTAGCAACAGCATCATGGCGCTGGCAATGAGGTTGGTGGTGGTTTCATTGCCCGCGACCAGGAGTTGCTGCAAAATGTTCAACATTTCGCCCATATTGAGTGGGGTTTCCCCTTCGAGTCGGGCATTGAGCAAATCGGTCAGCATATCGTCCCGTGGGTTGGTGCGGCGTTCCTCAAGTTTCGCTGCGAAGTAGTGTTGGAACGCAACGGTACTGCGCGCGCACTCTAACTCGCGTTCGTGGCTAATCATACCTCCTAACGGCGCAACCGAATCGTCTGACCATTGCTTAAACTTCGGTAAGTCCTCTCGCGGCACGCCGAGCGCATCAGCAATAACAGTGAGTGGCAATGGCACCGCGAACTGTTCTACGAGCTCGACCGTGCCAGTCTTGATAAATGTGTCCACCAAATTGTTGGCAATCGTTGTGATACTTGGTGCAAGCAGGGCGACACGGCGTGGGGTAAAGGCTTTATTCACTAAACCGCGGAAACGACGATGCGCGGGTGGATCATTGGTGAGCAAGG of Deltaproteobacteria bacterium contains these proteins:
- a CDS encoding VOC family protein, with the translated sequence MKIRGTSHIAIGVSNMEQALRFYRDLLGLRVTLNDPNENPGGQLSKVSGQRTRHGVYLRWEDGPDATFIVLSEDRPTAGEPLKLNQVGIHHFAFWVDDLDATFEKVKAAGIPVVLPPTTFDAIAYGETTGGKVRTTLFKDPDGTVIQLDQRV
- a CDS encoding NCS2 family permease; translated protein: MDGFFGLFIDNLLQLMLVAVLCKVVCGFPPELIIGKVLPGAAVSLLLGNLFYSWQARELMRHTGRDDVTALPYGINTPSLFAYIFLIMGPVYQETQNVTLAWQAGLFACFLSGIMETAGAFVGDWIRQNTPRAALLAALAGIAITFIAMGFIFQIFASPMIALLPMMMILVTYAAGMKSLFTLPGGFLAVMTGVALAWLLRVFGFPSFTPIADPYTFAVHVPTPVPSDVFALFTSDMGWKYLAVIFPMGLFNVIGSLQNLESAEAAGDRYETKPSLLANGIGSLTAAFLGSAFPTTIYIGHPAWKAMGARAGYSVLNGAVITLLCLLGGITLVLQIVPIEAMLGILLWIGIIITAQAFQEVPKHHALAVAFGLIPSMAAWALLLIETSVRKSGKSLFEVVPTFGNDLYIHGVIALNQGFLLSAMVLAAILVFVIERQFLRAAGWTSVAAILSAVGLIHAYTLTPAGVQNKFGLMAAPDFALMYACTAGFLLLVHVVGRRR
- a CDS encoding site-specific DNA-methyltransferase, which translates into the protein MKTAETFPSVSLIEDPAHSYRSSHPSFSSDCYDNRLICGDNLPALSALTTEFTGKIKCVYIDPPYNTGNAFVHYRDGLRHERWIEMMRPRLQLLWSLLRDDGFLTVQIDDNEFARLYLLMMEICQERNLKVIVVKMAEPTGVKMSQVVKRGGIARLKEYLILAGKSGIHGLQLERIAKGAWDAEYRTVIDNVSRAEVALLKDIIANKQRTPALVQQADALCAQFVFLAAEEVYQREHTGTPTETWLQENAWRIVRTCATTALAKRLADQKKTSLRSYAAAFTIETPQHNLYVIKRDYNARMAQPRIRLLFADDYLTVHPGDFWQDIKTTGLGDEGGVDFTNGKKPEALLKRVIGMATQPGDWVLDAFAGSGTTGAVAHKMRRQWIMIESGKHCQTHILPRLRRVVDGKDSGGVSRIVGWTSGGGFRYYAVKNVGNRREKE
- a CDS encoding cytochrome P450, encoding MSTVSQFNPFAPETIECPYPFYAAMRHEAPVYEVPGMGFFIVSRYEDLQFVLTHPELFSSKTGPGVRKEPPQEVLDILAQGWMPVATLLTNDPPAHRRFRGLVNKAFTPRRVALLAPSITTIANNLVDTFIKTGTVELVEQFAVPLPLTVIADALGVPREDLPKFKQWSDDSVAPLGGMISHERELECARSTVAFQHYFAAKLEERRTNPRDDMLTDLLNARLEGETPLNMGEMLNILQQLLVAGNETTTNLIASAMMLLLQNPMQMEHIRADHSLIPNLIEEALRVESPVQGLFRMTKVEVEIGGVKVPANSRLVLMYASGNRDDAQCPEAAQFDVCRANAKDHLAFGAGIHYCLGAPLARLEGKIAFETLLNRLKNLRLTPGKNTFAHTPSFILRGLQALHVEFE
- a CDS encoding TIR domain-containing protein codes for the protein MSEPGNYRYDVFISYSHVDRGWVWGELLPRLEQAGLRVCIDDRDFEIGTPSLINMERAADSSRRGVAGDR
- a CDS encoding SDR family oxidoreductase; amino-acid sequence: MDLGLKGKKAIVTGGSRGIGRAITELFLDEGMDVAICARKAEGLQQAADELQVRGGKVVAKAVDVSNATDYKAFITEAAHALGGLDVFVHNVSAMVGVDEKGWERSFQIDMMGAVRAIEAATPFLEKSGEASVIFIGTTAAVENFGPPNSYSALKAALVAYTNDLGQALAPKGVRVNTVSPGSIYFKGGAWDRVEKNMPDYFEKVRKSIPFGRFGKPEEVARVVTFMASPMASWVTGTHVIVDGGQHKGVDL
- a CDS encoding polyphosphate kinase 2 family protein, translated to MGKESNLAKAFRITNGKQFRLKGVDCADTNGLKSKEKAQAALAQGVTRLHEDQEKLYAQDRWALLLIFQAMDAAGKDSTIEHVMSGVNPQGCQVYSFKAPSVEELDHDFMWRTTRCLPERGRIGIFNRSYYEEVLVVRVHPEILAKQRLPEKLVSKDIWKERYEDINAFERYLSRNGTVIRKFFLHVSKKEQKQRFLDRLAEPEKNWKFALQDVKERKYWDTYMQAYEEMIRNTSSDHAPWYVIPADHKWFMRLAVAEVIADTLERLNLAFPPVDAEKKQELETAQALLKAEANGGDSRWRTGKG
- a CDS encoding DMT family transporter, whose translation is MTGQTDRLKGLLLMTAAGLCWSSGGILVRSVSITSAWEIVFWRASFMALFVGIFLIVRYGSRTLSYVTAVGFPGVWAGAFLALSFFLFISSVVRTTVANALFLSSITPLVAALLGWFFLNEHVSRRTTIAMMASLGGIALMFADAFGSPGSLIGNLLACGVPLAFGANIIILRKMGASVDMVPTILLGGLIAMPIALLMGWPLTASWHDVGILAVMGTFQLGMGCVLMTLAAPHLTAVEIGLLALLETILGPLWVWLGVGERPSDTALLGGLVVLTSLVVNQLAGLRSARLVAAPASQ